A stretch of Corallococcus macrosporus DNA encodes these proteins:
- a CDS encoding polysaccharide biosynthesis/export family protein, which produces MRSSRLTLLLPALLALLCACHADTRPLPPPPTPAATTEAAATSGGNLGPGDVVEVRVFQEPEHSGTWRVSPEGTIDYPLCGKVELSGRTASAAADTLRDCLARYLRHPQVSVLVREYNSQKIFVFGEVQKPGTFPVTGEMSIIQAITLAGGFTKLAAKNNTLVTRVIDGQERKIRVPVEDIGVGRERNFLLQAGDIVFVPESFF; this is translated from the coding sequence ATGCGTTCCTCGCGGCTCACCCTCCTGCTTCCGGCCCTCCTCGCGCTCCTGTGCGCGTGCCACGCGGACACGCGTCCGCTACCGCCGCCGCCCACGCCCGCCGCGACCACGGAGGCCGCGGCGACGTCCGGCGGCAACCTGGGCCCGGGGGACGTGGTGGAGGTGCGCGTCTTCCAGGAGCCCGAGCACTCCGGCACCTGGCGCGTGTCGCCGGAAGGCACCATCGACTATCCGCTGTGCGGCAAGGTGGAGCTGTCCGGCCGCACCGCCAGCGCCGCCGCGGACACGCTGCGCGACTGCCTGGCGCGCTACCTGAGACACCCCCAGGTGTCCGTGCTGGTGCGGGAGTACAACTCGCAGAAGATCTTCGTCTTCGGCGAGGTGCAGAAGCCCGGCACGTTCCCCGTCACCGGTGAGATGTCCATCATCCAGGCCATCACGCTGGCCGGTGGCTTCACCAAGCTGGCGGCGAAGAACAACACGCTCGTCACGCGGGTCATCGACGGGCAGGAGCGCAAGATTCGCGTGCCCGTGGAGGACATCGGCGTGGGCCGGGAGCGCAACTTCCTGCTCCAGGCCGGCGACATCGTCTTCGTGCCGGAGAGCTTCTTCTAG
- a CDS encoding inositol monophosphatase family protein — MAHDPETPAALRRTAEEGARMAGRILRERFPQHRTIEFKGGIDLVTDADRASEAALLDFLRERHPHHAILAEESGATQGTDTFRWIVDPLDGTTNYSHQVPHFCVSVAVEGPEGTVAGAVYDPMRDELFSAAKGQGATLNGVPLKASPTATLERALLCTGFPYDVRERPDLPVGLFSQLILLAQGMRRTGSAALDLAYVAAGRFDGYFEFGLKPWDIAAGGLLVAEAGGVIVHIDGRPFDVLKGDVLASGANLAPQLMTQAKRFLDEIGWTPRD; from the coding sequence ATGGCCCACGACCCGGAAACGCCCGCCGCGCTGCGCCGCACCGCGGAGGAGGGCGCGCGCATGGCCGGCCGCATCCTCCGTGAGCGCTTCCCCCAGCACCGCACCATCGAGTTCAAGGGCGGCATCGACCTGGTCACCGACGCGGACCGCGCTTCGGAGGCCGCCCTGCTGGACTTCCTGCGCGAGCGTCACCCGCACCACGCCATCCTCGCGGAGGAGAGCGGGGCCACTCAGGGCACCGACACGTTCCGGTGGATCGTGGATCCGCTGGACGGCACGACGAACTACTCGCACCAGGTGCCGCACTTCTGCGTCAGCGTGGCGGTGGAGGGGCCGGAGGGCACCGTGGCGGGCGCCGTCTACGACCCCATGCGCGACGAGCTCTTCTCCGCCGCGAAGGGACAGGGCGCCACGCTCAACGGCGTGCCCCTGAAGGCCAGCCCCACGGCCACGCTGGAGCGGGCGCTGTTGTGCACGGGCTTCCCCTACGACGTGCGCGAGCGCCCGGACCTGCCCGTGGGCCTCTTCTCGCAGCTCATCCTGCTGGCGCAGGGCATGCGCCGCACCGGCAGCGCCGCGCTGGACCTGGCGTACGTCGCGGCGGGCCGCTTCGACGGCTACTTCGAGTTCGGCCTCAAGCCCTGGGACATCGCCGCGGGCGGCCTGCTGGTGGCGGAGGCCGGCGGCGTCATCGTGCACATCGACGGGCGGCCCTTCGACGTGCTCAAGGGCGACGTGCTGGCGAGCGGCGCGAACCTGGCGCCCCAGCTCATGACCCAGGCGAAGCGCTTCCTGGACGAAATCGGCTGGACGCCGCGCGACTAG
- a CDS encoding TlpA family protein disulfide reductase produces MRRPFLLSLGALSLALGCASSSPAPLPPLTDRTGDSPRTRASALESSGQAKGQPLSFQVKRYPDNTPYDLKSDRGQVVLLDVWATWCEPCKDALPMYAQLQKEYGTRGFKAYALNVDEDVRAIPTFLEEAKVEVPILLDANALVAERLLKVRLMPTTFLIDRKGVIRHVHEGFAEEFLQQFQTEIEQLLAEPAS; encoded by the coding sequence ATGCGCCGTCCGTTCCTGCTCTCGCTGGGCGCCCTGTCGCTGGCCCTGGGCTGTGCCTCGTCATCGCCCGCGCCACTGCCGCCGCTCACGGACCGCACCGGTGACAGTCCCCGCACCCGCGCCTCCGCGCTGGAGTCGTCAGGGCAGGCCAAGGGCCAGCCGCTGTCCTTCCAGGTGAAGCGCTACCCGGACAACACCCCGTACGACTTGAAGAGCGACCGGGGACAGGTGGTCCTCCTGGACGTCTGGGCCACGTGGTGCGAGCCCTGCAAGGACGCGCTGCCCATGTACGCGCAGCTGCAGAAGGAATACGGCACGCGCGGCTTCAAGGCCTACGCCCTCAACGTGGACGAGGACGTGCGCGCCATCCCGACCTTCCTGGAGGAGGCGAAGGTGGAGGTGCCCATCCTCCTGGACGCCAACGCGCTGGTGGCCGAGCGCCTGCTGAAGGTGCGGCTGATGCCCACCACCTTCCTGATTGACCGCAAGGGCGTCATCCGGCACGTGCACGAGGGCTTCGCCGAGGAGTTCCTCCAGCAGTTCCAGACGGAGATCGAGCAGCTGCTCGCCGAGCCCGCCTCCTGA
- the mpl gene encoding UDP-N-acetylmuramate:L-alanyl-gamma-D-glutamyl-meso-diaminopimelate ligase, whose amino-acid sequence MADDNGNVLDTLDPKSVRRIHLVGVAGTGMGSFAGMLKAAGYDVTGSDENVYPPMSNMLRTWGIPASSPYSPANLDAAKPDLVIIGNVIRRVNPEATAVRERGLKQMSFPAALGSLFLDRSHSVVVAGTHGKTTTSSLMAHVLVAAGKDPSFLVGGVTQNYAGNYRVGKGPHFVVEGDEYDTAYWDKGSKFLHYRPRTAIVTSVEFDHADIFRDLPHYEATFEKFVRLVPRDGQLVVCAAYPNAVRIARGGTAPVVTYVAKEGADADYTPKNLSFGPEGARFNVMEKGQDLGTVTLPMSGAHNVENALAVIAAARGLGLTFAEIQQGLSTFQGVKRRQEVRAEIEGVLVVDDFAHHPTAVRETIAAIRHRYPDRRLWAIFEPRSNTSRRNIHQEDYAHAFPGAARASLKVPERHDKVPEGEELNVPKLIEALKGQGIAADGATDVQTLVDRVSAEAKAGDVLLVMSNGAFGGFIEKLLSALKARAGKGT is encoded by the coding sequence ATGGCTGACGACAACGGCAACGTCCTCGACACCCTCGACCCGAAGTCCGTGCGCCGCATCCACCTGGTGGGCGTGGCTGGCACCGGCATGGGCTCCTTCGCCGGCATGCTCAAGGCCGCCGGCTACGACGTCACCGGCAGCGACGAGAACGTCTACCCGCCCATGAGCAACATGCTCCGGACGTGGGGCATCCCCGCCAGCAGCCCGTACTCGCCCGCAAACCTGGACGCGGCGAAGCCGGACCTGGTCATCATCGGCAACGTCATCCGCCGCGTGAACCCGGAGGCCACCGCCGTGCGCGAGCGGGGCCTCAAGCAGATGTCCTTCCCCGCCGCGCTGGGCTCGCTCTTCCTGGACCGCTCGCACTCCGTCGTCGTGGCCGGCACGCACGGCAAGACGACGACGTCCTCGCTCATGGCCCACGTGCTGGTGGCCGCGGGCAAGGACCCGAGCTTCCTCGTGGGCGGTGTCACCCAGAACTACGCGGGCAACTACCGCGTAGGGAAGGGCCCGCACTTCGTCGTCGAAGGCGACGAGTACGACACCGCGTACTGGGACAAGGGCTCCAAGTTCCTCCACTACCGCCCGCGCACCGCCATCGTCACCAGCGTGGAGTTCGACCACGCGGACATCTTCCGCGACCTGCCCCACTACGAGGCCACGTTCGAGAAGTTCGTGCGCCTGGTGCCCAGGGACGGCCAACTGGTCGTCTGCGCCGCGTACCCCAACGCCGTGCGCATCGCGCGGGGCGGCACCGCGCCCGTCGTCACCTACGTGGCCAAGGAGGGCGCGGACGCGGACTACACGCCGAAGAACCTCTCCTTCGGTCCGGAGGGCGCGCGCTTCAACGTCATGGAGAAGGGCCAGGACCTGGGCACCGTGACGCTGCCGATGTCCGGCGCGCACAACGTGGAGAACGCGCTCGCGGTCATCGCCGCCGCTCGCGGCCTGGGTCTCACCTTCGCTGAAATCCAGCAGGGCCTGTCCACCTTCCAGGGCGTGAAGCGCCGGCAGGAGGTGCGCGCGGAGATTGAAGGCGTGCTCGTGGTGGACGACTTCGCGCACCACCCCACGGCCGTGCGGGAGACGATCGCCGCCATCCGCCACCGCTACCCGGACCGGCGCCTGTGGGCCATCTTCGAGCCGCGCTCCAACACCAGCCGCCGCAACATCCACCAGGAGGACTACGCGCACGCCTTCCCCGGCGCCGCGCGCGCCAGCCTCAAGGTGCCCGAGCGCCACGACAAGGTGCCCGAGGGCGAGGAGCTCAACGTCCCCAAGCTCATCGAGGCGCTCAAGGGTCAGGGCATCGCCGCGGACGGCGCCACCGACGTGCAGACGCTGGTGGACCGCGTCTCCGCCGAGGCGAAGGCTGGCGACGTGCTGCTCGTCATGAGCAACGGCGCCTTCGGGGGCTTCATCGAAAAGCTGCTCAGCGCCCTGAAGGCCCGGGCGGGGAAGGGGACCTGA
- a CDS encoding serine hydrolase domain-containing protein gives MNQHPIANLQAVLDDGVELGIFPAAQAVVLHKGVQVFGGVAGNVKGDTRFDLASLTKVLSTTALFLRLWTEGKVGPDTLVSRYFPGSPAGDAGVTVADLLYHRSGLPPFVPFFADALKAHPELLDAACPASLRAQVHAEVLHAAAATPLDAPVRTKTAYSDVGFILLGDILARAGGAPLDVLFHRHIAEPLDLKARFHRLTDFPADGATAPTGAMRPREPAPGQESLWKDVPSQPSRPGEVDDDNAWVLDGVAGHAGLFGTAVDVARFGQAVLEGAAGTHAAIAPGPLWHRALATDPLVAGSTRSMGFDSPSKGHSSAGRFIGDTPPGAVGHLGFTGTSLWVDLRRSLVVALITNRVAQGRQDLRIRDFRPAFHELVVEALDLHVLP, from the coding sequence ATGAACCAGCACCCCATCGCCAACCTCCAGGCCGTGCTGGATGACGGCGTGGAGCTGGGCATCTTCCCCGCCGCACAGGCCGTGGTGCTCCACAAGGGCGTGCAGGTCTTCGGCGGCGTCGCCGGCAACGTGAAGGGCGACACGCGCTTCGACCTCGCGTCCCTCACCAAGGTCCTCTCCACCACCGCGCTCTTCCTGCGCCTGTGGACCGAGGGCAAGGTGGGCCCGGACACGCTCGTGTCCCGCTACTTCCCCGGCTCACCCGCGGGCGACGCGGGCGTCACCGTCGCGGACCTGCTCTACCACCGCTCCGGCCTGCCCCCCTTCGTCCCGTTCTTCGCGGACGCCCTCAAGGCCCATCCGGAGCTGCTCGACGCGGCGTGCCCCGCGAGCCTTCGCGCGCAGGTCCACGCGGAGGTGCTGCACGCCGCCGCCGCCACGCCGCTGGATGCGCCCGTGCGCACGAAGACCGCGTACAGCGACGTGGGCTTCATCCTCCTGGGGGACATCCTCGCCCGGGCTGGCGGCGCCCCGCTGGACGTGCTCTTCCACCGCCACATCGCGGAGCCGCTGGACCTGAAGGCCCGCTTCCACCGCCTCACCGACTTCCCCGCGGACGGCGCCACCGCGCCCACCGGCGCCATGCGCCCGCGCGAGCCCGCGCCCGGCCAGGAGTCGCTGTGGAAGGACGTGCCGTCGCAGCCGTCCCGGCCCGGTGAGGTGGACGACGACAACGCCTGGGTGCTGGACGGCGTCGCGGGACACGCGGGCCTCTTCGGCACCGCCGTGGACGTGGCCCGCTTCGGCCAGGCCGTGCTGGAAGGCGCCGCGGGCACGCATGCCGCGATTGCTCCGGGGCCCTTGTGGCACCGCGCGCTCGCCACGGATCCGCTGGTGGCGGGCAGCACGCGCTCCATGGGCTTCGACTCGCCGTCGAAGGGTCATTCCAGCGCGGGCCGCTTCATTGGCGACACGCCTCCGGGCGCGGTGGGCCACCTGGGCTTCACCGGCACCAGCCTCTGGGTGGACCTGAGGCGGTCGCTCGTCGTCGCGCTCATCACCAACCGCGTGGCCCAGGGCCGACAGGACCTGCGCATCCGCGACTTCCGCCCCGCCTTCCACGAGCTCGTCGTGGAGGCGCTCGACCTCCACGTCCTCCCCTGA
- a CDS encoding S66 peptidase family protein, whose translation MKRCVRWLKPLPLRPRDTVQVVAPAGPFEQAPFEAGLRILSERYSPVVRPDIGASHRYLAGDDARRQEELSHAFLDRASRAIFCARGGYGSARLLPELPLDKAGPVAFTGFSDLTSVHCALQALRRVSIHAPVLTQLGRQSTQVHDYLFRLLESSEAPPPLTGNATYVPGTAEGVLVGGNLSVFSRLLGTPYMPPLDGAVLLLEDVTERPYRIDRMWTHLRLAGVFARVRGIVLGDFTACEEKDANYSSADVLRELARDAKLPCAAGFPIGHGAINYPVALGTQVRLDADAARLTFLEGAVSPG comes from the coding sequence ATGAAGCGCTGCGTGCGTTGGCTCAAGCCCCTTCCGCTTCGCCCCCGGGACACGGTGCAGGTCGTCGCCCCCGCGGGCCCCTTCGAACAGGCCCCCTTCGAGGCCGGCCTGCGCATCCTCTCCGAGCGCTACAGCCCGGTGGTCCGCCCCGACATCGGCGCGTCCCACCGCTACCTCGCGGGGGATGACGCCCGCCGCCAGGAGGAGCTGTCCCACGCGTTCCTCGACCGGGCCTCGCGCGCCATCTTCTGCGCCCGGGGGGGCTATGGCAGTGCGCGCCTGCTGCCGGAGCTGCCGCTCGACAAGGCCGGCCCCGTCGCCTTCACCGGCTTCTCCGACCTGACGTCCGTCCACTGCGCGCTCCAGGCACTGCGCCGCGTCTCCATCCACGCGCCCGTCCTCACGCAGCTGGGCCGCCAGTCCACCCAGGTCCACGACTACCTCTTCCGCCTCCTTGAATCCTCGGAGGCCCCGCCGCCCCTCACGGGCAACGCCACCTACGTCCCCGGCACCGCCGAGGGCGTCCTCGTGGGCGGCAACCTGTCTGTCTTCTCCCGGCTCCTGGGCACGCCGTACATGCCGCCGCTCGACGGCGCAGTGCTCCTGCTGGAGGACGTCACCGAGCGCCCCTACCGCATCGACCGCATGTGGACCCACCTGCGGCTCGCCGGCGTCTTCGCCCGCGTGCGCGGCATCGTCCTGGGCGACTTCACCGCCTGCGAGGAGAAGGACGCGAACTACTCCAGCGCGGACGTGCTCCGCGAGCTGGCCCGGGACGCGAAGCTTCCCTGCGCTGCGGGCTTCCCCATTGGCCATGGCGCCATCAACTACCCCGTGGCCCTGGGCACCCAGGTGCGCCTGGACGCGGACGCCGCGCGCCTCACGTTCCTCGAAGGCGCGGTGAGCCCCGGATGA
- a CDS encoding RsmB/NOP family class I SAM-dependent RNA methyltransferase — protein sequence MSDALARVLSGDPAERVLDRTLRAHRDLSRDGRQALKEAVFNVGLWRRRLGFLLGSPDALPSQLLFALLHGLVGVPAPEAASWAGLPAPVPLRMEPPPSLALRASLPDWLADHFARELGPEAEDFCAHLNVPGPITLRVNPARISREALASRLAAEGVATRPGSWSPLSLHVDGPRPNLYGLASLREGLFEVQDEGSQLLGLLVEARPGETVLDLCAGAGGKTLQLGAAMNDSGKLLAYDPDAERLDRLQQRASRAGLTRVQVLRTPPSAGLNVDRVLADVPCSELGSLRRGPDLRFRLSPDVLSRDTVVQRDILARAGDVVRPGGRVVYATCTVNRAENQDVVADFLRSRPDFRAVTPGAGWLPDACVQDGFLFVTPHRHGTDGFFAAVLEHSSEG from the coding sequence GTGTCTGACGCGCTTGCCCGCGTCCTCTCGGGGGACCCCGCCGAGCGCGTCCTCGACCGGACCCTGCGGGCCCACCGCGACCTGTCCCGCGACGGGCGTCAGGCCCTGAAGGAAGCCGTCTTCAACGTGGGCCTCTGGCGCCGCCGCCTGGGGTTCCTGCTGGGCTCTCCGGACGCTCTGCCGTCCCAGCTCCTCTTCGCGCTCCTGCATGGCCTCGTCGGCGTTCCTGCTCCGGAGGCCGCGTCGTGGGCGGGGCTTCCGGCCCCGGTGCCGCTGCGCATGGAGCCGCCTCCGTCGCTGGCGCTCCGGGCCTCGCTGCCGGACTGGCTCGCGGACCACTTCGCCCGGGAGCTGGGGCCGGAGGCGGAGGACTTCTGCGCCCACCTCAACGTGCCGGGCCCCATCACGCTCCGGGTGAATCCTGCCCGCATCTCCCGTGAGGCCCTGGCCTCGCGCCTGGCTGCCGAGGGCGTCGCGACCCGCCCTGGTTCCTGGAGCCCGCTGTCCCTCCATGTCGACGGGCCCCGGCCCAACCTTTATGGGCTGGCCTCTCTTCGTGAGGGCCTGTTCGAGGTCCAGGACGAGGGAAGCCAGCTCCTGGGGCTCCTCGTGGAGGCCCGGCCCGGGGAGACCGTGCTGGACCTCTGCGCCGGGGCAGGGGGGAAGACGCTCCAGTTGGGGGCGGCCATGAACGACTCGGGCAAGCTGCTCGCCTATGACCCGGATGCGGAGCGGCTGGACCGGCTCCAGCAACGGGCCTCCCGTGCCGGGCTCACCCGCGTCCAGGTGCTGCGGACGCCTCCGTCGGCGGGGCTCAACGTCGACCGCGTCCTCGCGGACGTACCCTGTTCCGAGCTGGGCTCCCTGCGCCGGGGCCCGGACCTCCGCTTCCGGCTCAGCCCGGACGTCCTCTCCCGGGATACCGTCGTCCAGCGGGACATCCTGGCCCGGGCCGGGGACGTGGTGCGCCCCGGCGGCCGGGTCGTCTACGCGACCTGCACCGTCAACCGCGCGGAGAACCAGGACGTGGTCGCGGACTTCCTCCGCTCCCGCCCGGACTTCCGTGCCGTCACCCCGGGCGCCGGTTGGCTTCCGGACGCGTGTGTCCAGGACGGGTTCCTCTTCGTCACCCCGCACCGGCACGGGACGGACGGGTTCTTCGCGGCGGTGCTTGAACACAGCTCAGAGGGGTAG